The Thermodesulfobacteriota bacterium genomic sequence TAACGTCTTCCCACGGGATATTCTTAGGGTCTTTTTCGGAAAACACCCTTATCGCTTTACCGTCGACGAGTATGTGGCCGTTCTCGGATTTGACCTCGCCCTTATAAGGGCCGAATATGGAATCGTATTTGAAGAGATGGGCAAGCGTTTTGGAATCCGAGATATCGTTGATCCCCACAAACTCCAGATCCTTTCGTCCCACCCCTATGCGCAGGATGTGCCTGCCGATCCTCCCGAACCCGTTAATGCCGACCTTGATAGACATCTAAAAACCCTCCGGAACTCCCGTTTTTTAGTACTATTAAAGAATAAAGCCTAAAGAAAGTACCCTTTCAAACAATTTGAGTCAAGGTATGTGAGAGAGAGTTAAAACCCCATATAACTATACCATCGATAAAGGAAAATCTCCAAAAACTTGTATTTGACAATTTTACCGTTTATTTTCAATCCTTATCATGAAAAAGAAAGCGGCGATACTGGGAGCGAGCGGCTACACGGGCGGCGACCTGCTCAGGTTCCTGCTCATGCACCCGCACGTGGAAATCGTTTATTTAACGGCTGATAAGCACTCAGGAAGGAATATTTCCGACGTATTTCCCCACCTTCGCGGGTTCCTCGACCTGAGACTCGAGCCCCTCGATCCAAGTGCGCTGCCGGAGGATATTGACGTCGTTTTTCTGGCCCTGCCCCACGGGGAATCAGCAAGAGTCGTCAAAGAACTCTATAAGAAGGACTTAAAAATTATAGACCTTGGGGCGGACTTCAGGCTGAGTCACGTAGGCTATAAGGAGTGGTACGGCGAGCACCCGTGCCCCGAGCTAATAGAGGAAGCCGCGTACGGGCTTCCCGAGATCAACAGAGGCAAGGTAAAGAAGGCTAAATTAATAGCGAATCCGGGGTGTTATCCCACTTCCGCCATACTGGGGCTTGCGCCGCTACTCAAAGAAAAACTGATCGAGCCCGATACGATCGTGGTCGATTCCAAGTCGGGCGTATCGGGAGCCGGAAGGTCGCCCTCGCTCGACTACCACTTCTGCGAAGTGAACGAAGGGGTCAGGGCGTACAAGGTCGGGGAGCACAGGCATATGCCCGAGATCGAGGAAGTGCTCTCGATTTATTCCGGAAACGGCGTGCACGTATCGTTTACCCCGCACCTCATACCGATGGACAGGGGCATACTCTCGACCATATACGTAAAATTGAAGAAGAAAAGGACTACCGGACAGCTCATAAGTCTCTACGAGGAGCATTACGGAGGGGAGAGGTTCATAAGGATATCACCCGAGAATGTCTATCCGTCAACGTCGCAGGTGAGAGGCTCCAATTTCTGCGATATAGGCATGAGGGCTGACGAGGGCAAAAAAACGGCGGTAATAGTCTCGGTCATAGACAATCTGGTCAAAGGCGCCTCCGGAGCAGCCGTTCAGA encodes the following:
- the argC gene encoding N-acetyl-gamma-glutamyl-phosphate reductase, with translation MKKKAAILGASGYTGGDLLRFLLMHPHVEIVYLTADKHSGRNISDVFPHLRGFLDLRLEPLDPSALPEDIDVVFLALPHGESARVVKELYKKDLKIIDLGADFRLSHVGYKEWYGEHPCPELIEEAAYGLPEINRGKVKKAKLIANPGCYPTSAILGLAPLLKEKLIEPDTIVVDSKSGVSGAGRSPSLDYHFCEVNEGVRAYKVGEHRHMPEIEEVLSIYSGNGVHVSFTPHLIPMDRGILSTIYVKLKKKRTTGQLISLYEEHYGGERFIRISPENVYPSTSQVRGSNFCDIGMRADEGKKTAVIVSVIDNLVKGASGAAVQNMNVMMGFEESAGLEVPPVFP